One window of Streptomyces sp. FIT100 genomic DNA carries:
- the yajC gene encoding preprotein translocase subunit YajC encodes MDITVLLPFIVLIGAMFLMTRSAKKKQQAAVSMRNQLQPGTGVRTIGGLYATVKEVNDDTVLLEAAPGVHLIFAKNAIGAVLEDDEYNRIVHGDGEGDDDALKSDTPIVPDDASSLTDAGAADDSDAKDAKIDLGKKDEADAEAGDAGTTDAKDAKGDDKSDGDTDAK; translated from the coding sequence GTGGATATCACTGTCCTCCTCCCCTTCATCGTGCTCATCGGGGCCATGTTCCTGATGACCCGCTCCGCCAAGAAGAAGCAGCAGGCGGCGGTGTCGATGCGGAACCAGCTGCAGCCCGGCACCGGCGTCCGCACCATCGGCGGTCTCTACGCCACGGTCAAGGAGGTGAACGACGACACGGTCCTCCTGGAGGCCGCGCCCGGCGTGCACCTCATCTTCGCCAAGAACGCCATCGGTGCCGTCCTCGAGGACGACGAGTACAACCGCATCGTGCACGGCGACGGCGAGGGTGACGACGACGCCCTGAAGAGCGACACGCCGATCGTGCCGGACGACGCCTCCTCGCTGACCGACGCGGGTGCCGCCGACGACAGCGACGCCAAGGATGCCAAGATCGACCTCGGCAAGAAGGACGAGGCCGACGCCGAGGCCGGCGACGCCGGGACCACGGACGCCAAGGACGCCAAGGGCGACGACAAGAGCGACGGCGACACCGACGCGAAGTAG
- the ruvB gene encoding Holliday junction branch migration DNA helicase RuvB, whose translation MNWDDTASPTDAEAAAEGRLVGASADGEDQAVEAALRPKSLDEFVGQERVREQLDLVLKAALARGATADHVLLSGAPGLGKTTLSMIIAAEMGAPIRITSGPAIQHAGDLAAILSSLQEGEVLFLDEIHRMSRPAEEMLYMAMEDFRVDVIVGKGPGATAIPLELPPFTLVGATTRAGLLPPPLRDRFGFTAHMEFYEPVELERVIHRSARLLDLVIDADGAAEIAGRSRGTPRIANRLLRRVRDYAQVKADGRITREIAAAALGVYEVDGRGLDRLDRAVLQALLKLFGGGPVGLSTLAVAVGEERETVEEVAEPFLVREGLLARTPRGRVATPAAWAHLGLVPPQHGGGANGAGAGGQQGLFGT comes from the coding sequence GTGAACTGGGACGACACCGCATCCCCGACCGACGCCGAAGCCGCCGCAGAGGGCCGGCTCGTCGGCGCGTCCGCCGACGGCGAGGACCAGGCCGTCGAGGCCGCCCTGCGGCCCAAGTCGCTGGACGAGTTCGTCGGCCAGGAGCGCGTGCGCGAGCAACTCGACCTCGTCCTCAAGGCGGCCCTCGCGCGCGGCGCCACCGCCGACCACGTCCTGCTCTCCGGGGCGCCCGGGCTCGGCAAGACCACCCTCTCCATGATCATCGCGGCGGAGATGGGCGCCCCCATCCGCATCACCAGCGGCCCCGCCATCCAGCACGCCGGCGACCTCGCCGCGATCCTGTCCTCGCTCCAGGAGGGCGAGGTCCTCTTCCTCGACGAGATCCACCGGATGTCCCGGCCCGCCGAGGAGATGCTCTACATGGCGATGGAGGACTTCCGCGTCGACGTCATCGTCGGCAAGGGTCCAGGAGCCACCGCCATCCCTCTCGAACTTCCGCCGTTCACCCTGGTCGGGGCCACGACCAGGGCCGGACTGCTGCCCCCGCCCCTGCGGGACCGCTTCGGCTTCACCGCCCACATGGAGTTCTACGAGCCCGTGGAGCTGGAGCGCGTCATCCACCGCTCGGCCCGGCTGCTCGATCTCGTCATCGACGCCGACGGCGCGGCCGAGATCGCCGGCCGCTCCCGCGGCACGCCCCGTATCGCCAACCGGCTGCTGCGCCGCGTCCGGGACTACGCCCAGGTCAAAGCGGACGGCCGGATCACCCGTGAGATCGCCGCCGCGGCCCTCGGGGTGTACGAGGTGGACGGCCGCGGGCTTGACCGGCTCGACCGCGCCGTGCTCCAGGCGCTCCTCAAGCTCTTCGGCGGCGGTCCCGTCGGCCTGTCGACCCTGGCCGTGGCCGTGGGGGAGGAGCGGGAGACCGTCGAGGAGGTCGCCGAGCCCTTCCTCGTACGGGAAGGGCTGCTCGCCCGCACCCCACGCGGCCGGGTCGCGACGCCCGCGGCCTGGGCGCATCTCGGCCTCGTACCCCCGCAGCACGGCGGGGGAGCGAACGGCGCGGGTGCCGGGGGACAACAGGGGCTGTTCGGGACGTGA
- the ruvA gene encoding Holliday junction branch migration protein RuvA, with protein MIAFVTGPVAALAPTTAVIEVGGVGMAVQCTPNTLSELRIGQQARLATSLVVREDSLTLYGFADDDERQVFELLQTASGVGPRLAQAMLAVHSPDALRRAVATGDEKALTAVPGIGKKGAQKLLLELRDRLGEPVGSGARAVGAPVTQSWRDQLHAALIGLGYATREADEAVTTVTPQAEAGPGEPQIGQLLKAALQTLNRTR; from the coding sequence ATGATCGCCTTTGTGACCGGCCCCGTCGCCGCGCTCGCCCCGACCACCGCCGTCATCGAGGTCGGCGGCGTCGGCATGGCCGTCCAGTGCACGCCGAACACGCTGTCGGAGCTGAGGATCGGTCAGCAGGCCAGGCTCGCCACCTCGTTGGTGGTGCGGGAGGACTCCCTGACGCTGTACGGCTTCGCGGACGACGACGAGCGGCAGGTCTTCGAGCTGCTCCAGACCGCGAGCGGTGTCGGCCCCCGCCTCGCCCAGGCCATGCTCGCGGTCCACTCGCCGGACGCACTGCGCCGCGCGGTCGCCACCGGCGACGAGAAGGCGCTCACCGCCGTGCCGGGCATCGGCAAGAAGGGGGCGCAGAAGCTCCTCCTGGAGCTGCGGGACCGCCTCGGCGAGCCCGTCGGCTCCGGCGCGCGCGCGGTCGGTGCCCCCGTCACGCAGTCCTGGCGCGACCAGCTGCACGCCGCCCTGATCGGCCTCGGCTACGCGACGCGCGAGGCCGACGAGGCCGTCACCACCGTGACCCCGCAGGCCGAGGCCGGGCCCGGTGAGCCGCAGATCGGCCAGCTGCTCAAGGCCGCACTCCAGACCCTGAACCGCACCCGCTGA
- the ruvC gene encoding crossover junction endodeoxyribonuclease RuvC: MRVLGVDPGLTRCGIGVVEGVAGRPLTMLGVGVVRTPADADIGHRLVAIERGIEEWLDAHRPELVAVERVFSQHNVRTVMGTAQASAVAMLCAARRGLPVALHTPSEVKAAVTGSGRADKAQVGAMVTRLLRLDAPPKPADAADALALAICHIWRAPAQNRLQQAVAAHHAMKGRTA; encoded by the coding sequence GTGCGCGTGCTCGGGGTGGATCCAGGACTGACGCGGTGCGGCATCGGCGTCGTCGAGGGCGTCGCGGGCCGCCCGCTGACCATGCTCGGTGTCGGTGTCGTGCGCACCCCCGCCGACGCGGACATCGGCCACCGCCTGGTCGCCATCGAGCGCGGCATCGAGGAGTGGCTGGATGCCCACCGGCCCGAACTGGTCGCGGTGGAGCGGGTGTTCAGCCAGCACAATGTGCGCACGGTGATGGGCACGGCCCAGGCCAGCGCCGTCGCCATGCTCTGCGCAGCCCGCCGCGGACTGCCCGTCGCCCTGCACACCCCCAGCGAGGTCAAGGCCGCCGTCACCGGCAGCGGCCGTGCCGACAAGGCACAGGTCGGCGCGATGGTGACCCGGCTGCTGCGGCTCGACGCCCCGCCGAAGCCGGCGGACGCCGCCGACGCACTCGCCCTCGCCATCTGCCACATCTGGCGCGCCCCCGCGCAGAACCGCCTCCAGCAGGCGGTCGCCGCACACCACGCGATGAAAGGCCGTACCGCATGA
- a CDS encoding YebC/PmpR family DNA-binding transcriptional regulator, translated as MSGHSKWATTKHKKAVIDAKRGKLFAKLIKNIEVAARTGGGDVEGNPTLFDAIQKAKKSSVPNKNIDSAVKRGAGLEAGGADYETIMYEGYGPNGVAVLIECLTDNRNRAASDVRVAMTRNGGSMADPGSVSYLFNRKGVVVLPKSGLSEDDVLGAVLDAGAEEVNDLGENFEVISEATDLVAVRSSLQEAGIDYESAEASFVPTMQVELDEEGARKIFKLIDALEDSDDVQNVFANFDVSDDIMEKVDA; from the coding sequence ATGTCCGGCCACTCTAAATGGGCCACGACGAAGCACAAGAAGGCCGTGATCGACGCCAAGCGCGGCAAGCTCTTCGCGAAGCTGATCAAGAACATTGAGGTCGCGGCCCGCACCGGTGGCGGCGACGTCGAGGGCAACCCGACCCTCTTCGACGCCATCCAGAAGGCCAAGAAGAGCTCGGTCCCGAACAAGAACATCGACTCGGCCGTCAAGCGCGGCGCCGGTCTCGAAGCCGGTGGCGCCGACTACGAGACGATCATGTACGAGGGCTACGGTCCGAACGGTGTCGCGGTGCTCATCGAGTGCCTCACCGACAACCGCAACCGCGCCGCCTCCGACGTCCGCGTCGCCATGACCCGCAACGGCGGCTCCATGGCCGACCCCGGTTCGGTGTCGTATCTCTTCAACCGCAAGGGCGTCGTCGTTCTCCCCAAGAGCGGTCTGAGCGAGGACGACGTCCTCGGCGCGGTGCTGGACGCCGGCGCCGAGGAGGTCAACGACCTCGGCGAGAACTTCGAGGTCATCAGCGAGGCCACCGATCTGGTCGCCGTCCGCTCCTCCCTCCAGGAAGCCGGAATCGACTACGAGTCGGCCGAGGCCAGCTTCGTCCCGACCATGCAGGTCGAGCTGGACGAAGAGGGCGCGCGCAAGATCTTCAAGCTGATCGACGCGCTGGAGGACAGCGACGACGTGCAGAACGTCTTCGCCAACTTCGATGTCTCGGACGACATCATGGAGAAGGTCGACGCCTGA
- the pdxT gene encoding pyridoxal 5'-phosphate synthase glutaminase subunit PdxT produces MSDTPVIGVLALQGDVREHLIALAAADAVARPVRRPDELAEVDGLVIPGGESTTISKLAHLFGMMEPLRERVRAGMPVYGTCAGLIMLAEKILDPRSGQETIGGIDMIVRRNAFGRQNESFEAAVAVAGVDGDPVEGVFIRAPWVESVGAQAEVLAEHEGHIVAVRQGNALATSFHPELTGDHRVHALFVDMVRAAH; encoded by the coding sequence ATGAGCGACACCCCCGTGATCGGCGTCCTGGCGCTCCAGGGCGACGTACGGGAGCACCTGATCGCCCTGGCCGCGGCGGACGCCGTGGCCAGGCCGGTCCGGCGCCCCGATGAGCTCGCCGAGGTCGACGGCCTCGTCATCCCCGGCGGCGAGTCCACCACCATCTCCAAGCTGGCCCATCTCTTCGGCATGATGGAGCCGCTGCGCGAGCGCGTCCGCGCCGGAATGCCGGTCTACGGCACCTGCGCGGGCCTGATCATGCTCGCCGAGAAGATCCTCGACCCGCGCTCGGGCCAGGAGACCATCGGCGGCATCGACATGATCGTGCGCCGCAACGCCTTCGGCCGCCAGAACGAGTCCTTCGAGGCCGCGGTCGCGGTCGCGGGCGTCGACGGCGATCCCGTGGAGGGCGTCTTCATCCGTGCGCCGTGGGTCGAGTCCGTCGGTGCGCAGGCCGAGGTGCTCGCCGAGCACGAGGGCCACATCGTCGCCGTCCGGCAGGGCAACGCGCTGGCCACGTCGTTCCACCCGGAGCTGACCGGGGACCATCGTGTGCACGCCCTGTTCGTGGACATGGTGCGCGCCGCGCACTGA
- the pdxS gene encoding pyridoxal 5'-phosphate synthase lyase subunit PdxS, with amino-acid sequence MRSIVSSTFPTTPQAPETGTARVKRGMAEQLKGGVIMDVVNAEQAKIAEDAGAVAVMALERVPADIRKDGGVARMSDPNMIEEIIEAVSIPVMAKSRIGHFVEAQVLQSLGVDYIDESEVLTPADEVNHSDKWAFTTPFVCGATNLGEALRRIAEGAAMIRSKGEAGTGNVVEAVRHLRQIKNEIGHLRALDHNELYAAAKELRAPYELVAEVAQLGKLPVVLFSAGGVATPADAALMRQLGAEGVFVGSGIFKSGDPAKRAAAIVKATTFYDDPKIIADASRNLGEAMVGINCDTLPEAERYAKRGW; translated from the coding sequence ATGAGGTCGATCGTGTCCAGCACGTTCCCCACCACCCCGCAGGCCCCCGAGACCGGCACCGCGCGCGTCAAGCGCGGCATGGCCGAGCAGCTCAAGGGCGGCGTGATCATGGACGTGGTCAACGCCGAGCAGGCGAAGATCGCCGAGGACGCGGGCGCCGTCGCCGTCATGGCCCTGGAGCGGGTCCCGGCCGACATCCGCAAGGACGGCGGCGTGGCCCGGATGTCCGACCCGAACATGATCGAGGAGATCATCGAGGCGGTCTCCATCCCGGTCATGGCCAAGTCCCGGATCGGCCACTTCGTCGAGGCCCAGGTCCTGCAGTCCCTCGGCGTGGACTACATCGACGAGTCCGAGGTGCTCACCCCGGCCGACGAGGTCAACCACTCCGACAAGTGGGCCTTCACCACCCCGTTCGTCTGTGGCGCCACCAACCTGGGCGAGGCCCTGCGCCGTATCGCCGAGGGCGCGGCCATGATCCGCTCCAAGGGCGAGGCCGGCACCGGCAACGTCGTCGAGGCCGTCCGCCACCTGCGCCAGATCAAGAACGAGATCGGCCACCTGCGCGCCCTCGACCACAACGAGCTGTACGCCGCTGCCAAGGAGCTGCGCGCCCCGTACGAGCTCGTCGCCGAGGTCGCCCAGCTCGGCAAGCTGCCCGTCGTGCTGTTCTCCGCCGGTGGCGTCGCCACCCCCGCCGACGCCGCGCTGATGCGCCAGCTCGGCGCCGAGGGCGTCTTCGTCGGCTCGGGCATCTTCAAGTCCGGCGACCCGGCCAAGCGCGCCGCCGCCATCGTGAAGGCCACCACCTTCTACGACGACCCGAAGATCATTGCGGACGCCTCCCGCAACCTGGGCGAGGCCATGGTCGGCATCAACTGCGACACCCTCCCCGAGGCCGAGCGCTACGCGAAGCGCGGCTGGTAA
- a CDS encoding VOC family protein codes for MAIRRVVPNVPSKPESAESNRDFYGRLGFEEVMNLGWIMTLASPSAPAAQISFMAGDMTAPVHPDLSIEVDDVDAAYAVMREAGAEIVHPLRDEEWGVRRFFVRDPEGRVVNVLSHRADPPEAS; via the coding sequence ATGGCCATTCGCCGCGTTGTGCCCAATGTCCCGTCCAAACCGGAGTCGGCGGAGAGCAACCGTGACTTCTACGGGCGCCTCGGCTTCGAGGAGGTGATGAACCTCGGCTGGATCATGACACTGGCGTCCCCGTCCGCCCCGGCGGCGCAGATCAGCTTCATGGCCGGGGACATGACCGCGCCCGTCCACCCGGACCTGAGCATCGAGGTGGACGACGTGGACGCGGCGTACGCGGTCATGCGCGAGGCCGGAGCGGAGATCGTGCACCCGCTGCGGGACGAGGAGTGGGGAGTGCGCCGGTTCTTCGTACGGGACCCGGAGGGGCGGGTGGTCAACGTGCTGAGCCACCGCGCCGACCCGCCGGAGGCCTCCTAG
- a CDS encoding glycosyltransferase family 4 protein, with protein sequence MRIGIVCPYSWDVPGGVQFHIRDLADHLIRLGHEVSVLAPADDDTPLPPYVVSAGRAVPVPYNGSVARLNFGFLSAARVRRWLHDGTFDVIHIHEPASPSLGLLTCWAAQGPIVATFHTSNPRSRAMIAAYPILQPALEKISARIAVSEYARRTLVEHLGGDAVVIPNGVDVDFFARAEPRAEWQGGTIGFIGRIDEPRKGLPVLMNALPTILAARPDTRLLVAGRGDEEEAVASLPEEMRSRVEFLGMVSDEDKARLLCSVDVYVAPNTGGESFGIILVEALSAGAPVLASDLDAFAQVLDQGAAGELFTNEDAGALAEAAIRLLGDPERREQLRTRGSAHVRRFDWATVGADILAVYETVTDGAASVAADERPGLMARFGLARD encoded by the coding sequence GTGAGGATCGGCATCGTCTGCCCCTACTCGTGGGACGTGCCCGGCGGCGTCCAGTTCCACATCAGGGACCTGGCCGACCATCTGATCCGGCTCGGCCACGAGGTGTCCGTCCTCGCCCCGGCGGACGACGACACACCGCTGCCGCCGTACGTCGTCTCGGCCGGCCGCGCCGTGCCCGTCCCGTACAACGGCTCGGTCGCCCGGCTCAACTTCGGCTTCCTGTCGGCCGCGCGGGTAAGGCGCTGGCTGCACGACGGCACCTTCGACGTCATCCACATCCACGAGCCGGCCTCGCCGTCGCTGGGGCTCCTCACGTGCTGGGCGGCGCAGGGCCCGATCGTGGCCACCTTCCACACGTCCAACCCGCGGTCGCGGGCGATGATCGCCGCGTACCCGATCCTCCAGCCGGCGCTGGAGAAGATCAGCGCGCGCATCGCCGTCAGCGAGTACGCGCGGCGCACGCTGGTGGAGCACCTGGGCGGCGACGCCGTCGTCATCCCCAACGGCGTCGACGTCGACTTCTTCGCGCGGGCCGAGCCGCGGGCGGAGTGGCAGGGCGGGACGATCGGCTTCATCGGCCGGATCGACGAACCCCGCAAGGGCCTGCCGGTCCTGATGAACGCCCTCCCGACGATCCTGGCCGCCCGGCCGGACACCCGGCTCCTGGTCGCGGGCCGCGGCGACGAGGAGGAGGCGGTCGCCTCGCTGCCGGAGGAGATGCGCTCGCGCGTCGAGTTCCTCGGAATGGTCAGCGACGAGGACAAGGCCCGGCTGCTGTGCAGCGTCGACGTCTACGTCGCCCCCAATACCGGCGGCGAGAGCTTCGGCATCATCCTCGTCGAGGCCCTCTCGGCGGGCGCGCCGGTCCTGGCCTCGGACCTGGACGCCTTCGCCCAGGTCCTCGACCAGGGCGCGGCGGGCGAACTCTTCACCAATGAGGACGCGGGCGCACTGGCCGAAGCGGCGATCCGGCTGCTCGGCGACCCGGAGCGGCGCGAGCAGCTGCGGACGCGGGGCAGCGCGCACGTGCGGCGCTTCGACTGGGCGACGGTCGGCGCGGACATCCTCGCGGTCTACGAAACGGTGACGGACGGCGCGGCGTCCGTGGCCGCGGACGAGCGTCCGGGGCTGATGGCGCGCTTCGGGCTGGCGCGGGACTGA
- a CDS encoding phosphatidylinositol mannoside acyltransferase — MKERLTDALYGLGWATVKKLPEPLAAALGRTVADTAWKRRGKGVLRLEANLARVVPDAGPERLAELSKAGMRSYMRYWMESFRLPTWDEERARRSFELGGIDRLTDGLAAGKGVVLALPHLANWDLAGVWATRALGIPFTTVAERLKPETLYDRFVEYRESLGMEVLPHTGGSAFGTLARRLRDGRMVCLVADRDLSSSGVEVKFFGETARMPAGPALLAQQTGALLLPVTLWYDDTPVMKGRIHPPVELPETGTRAEKTSVMTQALADAFASGIADHPEDWHMLQRLWLADLDTSGHEGRRP, encoded by the coding sequence ATGAAGGAACGGCTGACGGACGCGCTGTACGGGCTCGGCTGGGCGACGGTCAAGAAGCTCCCCGAGCCGCTCGCGGCGGCGCTCGGCCGGACCGTCGCGGACACCGCGTGGAAGCGGCGTGGCAAGGGTGTGCTGCGCCTGGAGGCCAATCTGGCCCGTGTAGTGCCAGACGCGGGCCCCGAACGGCTCGCCGAGCTGTCCAAGGCCGGCATGCGCTCCTACATGCGCTACTGGATGGAGTCGTTCCGGCTGCCCACCTGGGACGAGGAGCGCGCCAGGCGCAGCTTCGAGCTGGGCGGGATCGACCGTCTCACCGACGGGCTCGCCGCGGGCAAGGGCGTCGTGCTCGCGCTGCCGCACCTCGCCAACTGGGACCTCGCGGGGGTCTGGGCCACCCGCGCCCTCGGCATACCGTTCACGACCGTCGCCGAGCGGCTCAAGCCGGAGACGCTGTACGACCGGTTCGTCGAGTACCGCGAGTCGCTGGGCATGGAGGTCCTCCCGCACACCGGTGGCTCCGCCTTCGGCACCCTGGCGCGAAGGCTGCGCGACGGCCGGATGGTGTGCCTGGTCGCCGACCGCGATCTGTCCTCGTCGGGCGTCGAGGTGAAGTTCTTCGGCGAGACGGCGCGGATGCCGGCGGGCCCGGCGCTGCTGGCGCAGCAGACCGGCGCGCTGTTGCTGCCGGTCACCCTCTGGTACGACGACACGCCGGTCATGAAGGGGCGGATCCACCCGCCCGTCGAGCTGCCCGAGACAGGTACCCGGGCCGAAAAGACGTCTGTGATGACGCAGGCGCTGGCAGATGCCTTCGCCAGCGGCATCGCCGACCACCCGGAGGACTGGCACATGCTTCAGCGGTTGTGGCTCGCGGACCTGGACACGTCCGGCCACGAGGGGCGACGGCCGTGA
- the pgsA gene encoding phosphatidylinositol phosphate synthase: MLNKYARAFFTRVLTPFAAFLLRRGVSPDAVTLVGTAGVMAGALAFFPRGAFFWGTIVITLFVFSDLVDGNMARQAGVSSRWGAFLDSTLDRVADGAIFGGFALWYAGKGDDNVLCAVSIFCLASGQVVSYTKARGESIGLPVAVNGLIERAERLVISLVAAGLAGLSAFGVPGVQVLLPVALWIVAAGSLVTLGQRVVTVRREAAEADAAAERDAAASPQSSASSASSASSASSASSESSESSKGSGAAS, translated from the coding sequence ATGCTGAACAAGTACGCGCGTGCGTTCTTCACGCGTGTCCTCACGCCGTTCGCCGCATTTCTGCTCCGCCGCGGCGTGAGCCCCGACGCGGTCACACTCGTCGGCACGGCCGGGGTCATGGCGGGCGCGCTGGCCTTCTTCCCGCGCGGAGCGTTCTTCTGGGGGACCATCGTCATTACCCTGTTCGTCTTCTCGGACCTGGTCGACGGGAACATGGCGCGCCAGGCCGGGGTCTCCAGCCGCTGGGGCGCGTTCCTCGACTCGACGCTGGACCGGGTCGCCGACGGGGCGATCTTCGGCGGCTTCGCGCTCTGGTACGCGGGCAAGGGCGACGACAACGTGCTGTGCGCGGTGTCGATCTTCTGCCTGGCCAGCGGCCAGGTCGTGTCGTACACGAAGGCGCGCGGCGAGTCGATCGGGCTGCCTGTCGCGGTCAACGGGCTGATCGAGCGGGCCGAGCGGCTCGTCATCTCGCTCGTCGCGGCGGGCCTGGCGGGGCTGAGCGCCTTCGGGGTGCCCGGCGTCCAGGTGCTGCTCCCGGTCGCGCTGTGGATCGTGGCGGCCGGTTCGCTGGTGACCCTGGGCCAGCGGGTGGTGACGGTACGCCGTGAGGCGGCCGAGGCGGACGCCGCTGCGGAGAGGGATGCGGCAGCGTCCCCGCAGTCGTCGGCGTCCTCGGCGTCCTCGGCGTCCTCGGCGTCCTCGGCGTCCTCGGAGTCGTCGGAGTCCTCGAAGGGGAGTGGGGCAGCCTCATGA